The following are encoded together in the Pleurocapsa sp. FMAR1 genome:
- a CDS encoding phosphate/phosphite/phosphonate ABC transporter substrate-binding protein encodes MIINTRWVKAILLGVLTLITIIACSSQPEVETNQNAANAPVADLKQLEFGVGPYFPTPNENRKQFDPLFKELAQQVNLPAKVIVTDDWIGISEALRSRTLDAAWLGPWGYVLANNNEPSIQAIATVKYKDKPTYYSVLMACADAPFDTLDEAIAQSKAGSKLKLSLADVGSTSGWLIPTGEFKRRGIDPKEVFDYSEGASHAAQAIAVISDQVDIASDYDRNLDVLESEGRIDKSKLKIIWQSEPLPNDPIAIRGGLPKEIETQLQQALVNLSPEQAQKLLPENYTGFVASDGSNYESIRETGKLVGKLK; translated from the coding sequence ATGATAATTAATACTCGCTGGGTCAAAGCAATTCTTCTGGGAGTTCTAACCCTGATTACCATCATTGCCTGTAGTAGTCAGCCAGAGGTTGAGACGAACCAAAATGCAGCTAATGCACCTGTGGCAGACCTAAAACAATTGGAGTTCGGCGTTGGGCCTTATTTTCCAACTCCCAATGAGAACCGCAAGCAATTCGATCCTCTATTTAAAGAACTAGCACAACAGGTTAATCTTCCAGCTAAGGTAATAGTTACGGATGACTGGATTGGAATTTCTGAAGCCTTGCGATCGCGTACCTTAGATGCAGCTTGGTTAGGACCGTGGGGATATGTGCTTGCTAATAATAATGAGCCTTCAATTCAGGCGATCGCTACAGTTAAATATAAAGATAAACCCACTTACTATTCTGTTTTAATGGCTTGTGCTGATGCCCCATTCGACACTCTAGATGAGGCAATTGCTCAAAGTAAAGCAGGGTCAAAGCTAAAGCTAAGTCTAGCTGATGTTGGTTCTACCTCTGGTTGGTTAATTCCTACTGGCGAATTTAAGCGTCGCGGTATCGACCCCAAGGAGGTCTTTGACTATAGTGAGGGAGCTAGTCATGCAGCCCAGGCGATCGCAGTCATTAGCGACCAAGTGGATATTGCTTCAGATTATGACCGCAACCTAGACGTGTTAGAAAGTGAGGGACGGATTGATAAATCCAAGCTTAAGATTATTTGGCAATCTGAACCTTTACCCAACGACCCGATTGCGATTCGGGGCGGTTTGCCAAAAGAGATTGAAACTCAGTTACAGCAAGCTTTAGTGAATCTGTCGCCAGAACAAGCGCAGAAATTATTACCAGAGAATTACACGGGCTTTGTGGCATCTGATGGCAGCAATTACGAATCAATTCGAGAAACTGGTAAGTTGGTGGGCAAATTAAAATGA
- the phnE gene encoding phosphonate ABC transporter, permease protein PhnE, which translates to MTEQTPSSEKLYPPKYEDILQAERNRRGGLGRVLKQGFWGLLALAVLVASIQTAEVSVEKLWNGLPRLGDWLTRLWPPDFSELPFFLAATWETLAIAILGTVAAIIVAIPLAVLVARNITPFALLATPLRFFLNLLRGIDTAIFALFFVSIVGLGPFAGLLGVAFHSTGSMAKLYGEVLETITPEPIEAIEATGTDRIRTFAFAVLPEAMPGLISISLYLWEFNVRSSVILGIVGAGGIGYELLVSLKLLDFPRLATILILILAMVSLIDALSAYLRKRLA; encoded by the coding sequence ATGACGGAACAAACACCGTCAAGTGAAAAGCTCTACCCGCCTAAGTACGAGGATATTTTACAAGCCGAACGCAATCGACGTGGAGGGCTAGGGCGCGTATTAAAACAAGGATTTTGGGGACTACTAGCTTTGGCTGTTCTGGTCGCCAGTATCCAAACTGCCGAAGTCTCGGTTGAGAAACTCTGGAACGGATTACCTCGCCTGGGGGACTGGCTGACAAGACTGTGGCCCCCAGATTTCTCGGAATTACCGTTCTTTCTAGCAGCTACTTGGGAAACTTTGGCGATCGCCATTCTTGGTACGGTCGCAGCGATTATAGTGGCAATTCCCTTAGCTGTTCTGGTTGCCAGAAACATTACTCCTTTCGCGTTATTAGCAACTCCACTGAGATTTTTTTTAAATCTGTTACGAGGAATTGATACGGCAATTTTCGCCCTGTTCTTCGTATCTATTGTCGGCTTAGGACCTTTTGCTGGCTTACTGGGAGTAGCATTTCACTCCACTGGTTCGATGGCAAAACTCTATGGAGAAGTCCTGGAAACCATCACCCCTGAACCAATTGAAGCGATTGAGGCCACAGGAACTGACCGCATCCGCACCTTTGCCTTTGCTGTCTTGCCAGAAGCAATGCCTGGACTGATTAGCATTAGCTTATATTTGTGGGAATTTAACGTTCGTTCTTCGGTAATTTTAGGTATTGTCGGGGCTGGCGGTATTGGTTACGAACTACTAGTTAGTTTAAAACTACTAGACTTTCCCCGTCTGGCTACCATTTTGATTTTGATTTTAGCTATGGTTAGTTTAATTGATGCCCTCAGTGCTTACCTGCGAAAAAGATTAGCTTAA
- the phnC gene encoding phosphonate ABC transporter ATP-binding protein, which produces MLTVEHLTKSYGKTFALKDINFGIEPHTFTAILGSSGAGKTTLLRCILQLVRPDRGRVWFQGQDLTNCSPQELRNSRTQIATVAQQFNLVRRRSALENCLGGRLQELPLWRCLLGIFPLSLLNEAMTALERVQLLNVAFQRADRLSGGQKQRVAIARALTQRARLILADEPIASLDPETAHVVLSLLRSLCIQEGLTVICNLHQVELATQYSDRLLGIKGGKLVLDLPTSKLSTADINRIYR; this is translated from the coding sequence ATGCTGACTGTCGAACATCTTACAAAGTCCTATGGCAAGACATTCGCCCTCAAAGATATTAACTTTGGGATCGAACCCCATACATTTACAGCAATTCTTGGCTCTTCTGGTGCGGGAAAAACCACGCTGCTGCGCTGTATTCTCCAACTGGTAAGACCCGACCGAGGGCGCGTCTGGTTTCAGGGACAGGATTTAACCAATTGTTCTCCCCAAGAATTACGTAACAGTCGCACCCAAATTGCTACAGTAGCCCAACAATTTAACTTGGTACGCCGTCGCAGTGCTTTAGAAAATTGCTTGGGAGGACGCTTGCAGGAGTTGCCTTTATGGCGTTGTCTACTGGGAATTTTTCCCCTCAGCTTGTTAAACGAAGCAATGACTGCACTAGAGCGAGTACAATTACTAAATGTAGCATTTCAACGCGCCGATCGCCTGTCAGGGGGTCAGAAACAGCGGGTGGCGATCGCTCGTGCTTTAACCCAAAGGGCGCGTCTAATTCTAGCAGATGAACCGATTGCCAGCCTCGACCCAGAAACGGCTCACGTTGTTTTGAGTTTATTGCGATCGCTGTGCATTCAAGAAGGGCTAACGGTTATCTGCAATCTCCATCAGGTAGAATTAGCAACTCAATATAGCGATCGCCTTCTGGGTATTAAAGGCGGAAAACTCGTGCTGGATCTGCCGACCAGTAAATTGAGTACCGCAGATATTAATCGCATTTATCGGTAA
- the psbD gene encoding photosystem II D2 protein (photosystem q(a) protein), which yields MTIAVGRAPSQQGIFDAVDDWLKRDRFVFVGWSGILLFPCAYMAIGGWLTCTTFVTSWYTHGLASSYLEGCNFLTVAASTPADSMGHSLLFLWGPEAGWSFTRWCQIGGLWAFVALHGAFALIGFMLRQFEISRLVGIRPYNAIAFSGPIAVFVSVFLLYPLGQSSWFFAPSLGVAGIFRFILFVQGFHNFTLNPFHMMGVAGVLGGALLCAIHGATVENTLFDDGGEADTFRAFEPTQAEETYSMVTANRFWSQIFGIAFSNKRWLHFFMLFVPVTGLWMASIGIIGIALNLRAYDFVSQELRAAEDPEFETFYTKNILLNEGLRAWMASQDQPHQNFEFPEEVLPRGNAL from the coding sequence ATGACAATAGCAGTAGGACGCGCGCCGTCACAACAGGGCATCTTTGATGCAGTTGATGACTGGCTAAAACGCGATCGCTTTGTATTCGTAGGCTGGTCGGGTATTCTTCTATTCCCCTGTGCCTACATGGCAATAGGTGGCTGGCTGACCTGCACCACTTTCGTTACTAGTTGGTACACCCACGGTTTAGCTTCTTCATACCTAGAAGGATGCAACTTCCTAACCGTAGCCGCATCAACCCCAGCAGACAGCATGGGTCACTCCCTGTTGTTCCTTTGGGGGCCAGAAGCAGGCTGGAGCTTTACCCGCTGGTGTCAAATCGGTGGTTTGTGGGCATTTGTCGCCCTCCATGGTGCATTTGCCCTAATCGGCTTTATGCTGCGTCAGTTTGAGATATCGCGTCTAGTAGGGATTCGTCCTTACAATGCGATCGCTTTCTCTGGCCCCATCGCCGTATTCGTTTCAGTATTCTTGCTCTATCCTTTAGGACAGTCAAGCTGGTTCTTTGCACCCAGTTTAGGCGTAGCGGGAATCTTCCGTTTCATCCTGTTTGTTCAAGGATTCCACAACTTCACCCTTAATCCCTTCCACATGATGGGAGTAGCAGGTGTACTTGGTGGAGCATTACTCTGTGCAATTCACGGAGCAACAGTCGAAAACACCCTGTTTGATGACGGTGGCGAAGCTGACACCTTTAGAGCCTTTGAACCTACCCAAGCAGAAGAAACCTACAGTATGGTTACAGCCAACCGATTCTGGTCACAGATATTCGGGATTGCTTTTTCCAACAAACGTTGGTTGCACTTCTTTATGTTATTCGTACCCGTAACAGGGCTATGGATGGCAAGTATCGGCATCATCGGTATTGCTTTGAACTTAAGAGCTTATGACTTCGTCTCTCAAGAGTTGAGAGCAGCCGAAGATCCTGAGTTTGAAACGTTCTACACTAAAAACATCTTGCTCAACGAAGGTCTAAGAGCATGGATGGCATCACAAGACCAACCACATCAAAACTTCGAGTTTCCTGAAGAAGTATTGCCTCGTGGTAACGCGCTGTAA
- a CDS encoding NYN domain-containing protein: MLPHSYQAILLVDGYNMIGDWSDLKESRDRHGLEAARYELVECLINYTAAVAYRTKIVFDAHYQDTPRSVEDHTAALSVHYTAFAETADTYIEKFCATFGRKKYQQESTRLIVATSDRAQQLTVVGYGAECLSAPMLAKEVKRADCQIKSRNKKQTKNKPSGRFLFNTLDPAAQKRLRQMQRGIQ; encoded by the coding sequence ATGTTACCTCACTCATACCAGGCGATACTACTCGTCGATGGTTACAATATGATCGGCGACTGGTCGGACTTAAAAGAAAGTCGCGATCGCCACGGTTTAGAAGCAGCCCGTTATGAATTAGTTGAATGTTTAATTAACTATACTGCTGCGGTTGCTTACCGCACTAAAATAGTTTTCGACGCTCACTATCAAGATACTCCCCGCAGTGTAGAAGATCATACCGCTGCTTTATCAGTCCATTACACAGCGTTTGCTGAAACCGCTGATACCTACATTGAAAAATTCTGCGCCACATTTGGCAGAAAAAAATATCAGCAAGAGTCTACTCGGTTGATTGTTGCCACGAGCGATCGCGCTCAACAGCTTACGGTAGTTGGATACGGTGCAGAATGTTTGTCCGCTCCCATGTTAGCAAAAGAAGTAAAACGAGCCGACTGCCAAATCAAAAGCAGAAATAAAAAACAGACCAAGAACAAACCTTCTGGTCGTTTTTTATTTAATACCCTCGATCCCGCAGCGCAAAAACGTCTCAGGCAAATGCAGCGGGGTATACAATAA
- a CDS encoding nucleotidyltransferase family protein, protein MNYPQVPLILLAAGESRRMGTPKQLLSYKGNSLIRHAVTEAVKSNCDRIIVVLGANCDRISGEISDLPICVTYNTQWQQGMSTSIATGIKALLQMKVNSEAIIIALADQPFINAQVYNRLIERYCQNQLKAVASNYSDTLGVPALFDRTLIPELLKMKQKGGAKQILNQYSDRAFNLDLPEAAVDIDTPADYQKLLKI, encoded by the coding sequence ATGAACTATCCTCAAGTTCCTTTAATTTTATTGGCTGCTGGTGAATCTAGAAGAATGGGAACTCCCAAGCAATTATTATCTTACAAAGGTAATAGTCTCATTCGTCATGCTGTCACAGAAGCAGTCAAGAGTAACTGCGATCGCATTATAGTCGTGCTTGGCGCAAACTGCGATCGCATCTCTGGCGAAATAAGCGATTTACCAATATGTGTTACTTATAATACTCAATGGCAACAGGGTATGAGTACTTCGATAGCGACAGGAATCAAAGCCTTACTACAAATGAAGGTCAATTCTGAAGCAATAATAATTGCTTTAGCAGATCAACCTTTTATTAACGCCCAAGTTTACAATCGCTTAATAGAGCGTTATTGTCAGAATCAACTAAAAGCAGTGGCATCTAACTATAGTGACACTCTTGGCGTACCTGCTTTATTCGATCGCACTCTTATACCTGAGTTACTTAAAATGAAGCAAAAAGGCGGTGCTAAACAAATATTAAATCAATACAGCGATCGCGCTTTTAATTTAGATTTACCCGAAGCTGCGGTTGATATAGATACTCCAGCAGATTATCAAAAATTACTAAAAATATGA
- a CDS encoding TldD/PmbA family protein yields the protein MKDQIIEQVIELAKKKGIKAEVYYASSRDTPIEFANNRLKSLETKASEGIALRVIADNKLGFASSTDLTRLSDLVDAAVATAEIGDPVEFDFTQDVNYVEPQDDYQFPNTEKLVNVGEDLISKVHQYNQDILVDVSFHSRSGIEKLATTTDVYTEQNGQSLSAVISGNLVRGEDFLQAYAYEVSDRQPDYEAILHKLIQKYQHAEGKASITSGTYPVLFTPSAASSTMGRMFGTIFSGQSIVQKASPLTDKLGEKIFDERINVFEDPSLGVSACKFDDEGVETSKKHLIDRGVVKQFYWDRRWAARQGIKSSGNGFRGGISRPSPSLVNVCIDPGKTSVDELIAGMEEGIIVDQVLGAGQSNVLAGEFSVNIDLGYKVEQGKIVGRVKDTMVAGNIFEAFNNVVDMSDRPEWVGSSSYVPHILFAKLGVAARQ from the coding sequence ATGAAGGATCAGATAATTGAGCAGGTAATTGAACTTGCGAAGAAAAAAGGTATTAAAGCTGAGGTTTATTATGCTTCTAGTCGGGATACGCCGATTGAATTTGCGAACAATCGCTTAAAATCTTTAGAAACAAAAGCATCTGAAGGTATTGCTCTAAGGGTAATTGCCGATAATAAATTGGGTTTTGCTAGCTCTACGGATTTGACTCGTTTATCGGATCTAGTAGATGCAGCAGTTGCGACTGCGGAGATTGGCGATCCTGTAGAGTTTGATTTTACTCAAGACGTTAATTATGTTGAACCCCAAGATGATTATCAATTTCCTAACACCGAAAAGCTAGTAAACGTAGGCGAAGATTTAATCAGCAAAGTTCATCAATATAACCAAGATATATTGGTTGATGTCAGCTTTCATAGTCGTTCAGGTATTGAAAAGCTAGCTACTACTACCGATGTTTATACCGAGCAAAATGGTCAAAGCCTTAGTGCAGTCATCTCAGGTAATTTGGTAAGAGGCGAAGACTTTTTACAGGCTTATGCTTATGAAGTTAGCGATCGCCAGCCTGATTATGAGGCAATTTTACACAAGCTAATTCAAAAATATCAGCACGCAGAAGGCAAAGCAAGTATTACCAGCGGGACATATCCTGTATTGTTTACACCTAGTGCAGCTAGTAGTACTATGGGCAGAATGTTCGGCACAATTTTTTCTGGTCAATCAATAGTGCAAAAAGCTTCTCCCTTAACTGACAAGTTGGGCGAAAAAATATTTGATGAGCGCATTAATGTATTTGAAGATCCTAGCCTTGGAGTTTCTGCCTGTAAGTTTGATGATGAAGGAGTAGAAACCAGCAAAAAACATTTAATTGATCGGGGTGTTGTCAAGCAGTTTTACTGGGATAGACGCTGGGCTGCCCGCCAAGGTATAAAATCTAGTGGCAATGGTTTTCGGGGTGGTATATCCCGTCCTAGCCCCAGTCTAGTCAATGTTTGTATTGACCCAGGCAAAACTAGCGTCGATGAGCTTATTGCTGGTATGGAGGAAGGTATTATTGTCGATCAGGTTTTGGGTGCAGGACAATCTAATGTTTTGGCAGGGGAATTTTCCGTCAATATAGATTTAGGTTACAAAGTCGAACAGGGAAAAATTGTCGGCAGAGTAAAAGATACAATGGTGGCAGGAAACATTTTTGAAGCCTTCAATAATGTAGTGGATATGAGCGATCGCCCTGAATGGGTAGGTAGTAGTTCTTATGTTCCCCATATCCTGTTTGCCAAATTGGGAGTGGCAGCTAGACAGTAA
- a CDS encoding RuBisCO accumulation factor 1, with the protein MNNIPDSQTQISAAEGQELVRSLLHKEGTWVEWGQICQKLQKAGYDNQKIFEDTGFQNSQQNLVIVAAQVFDNLVQGDVASEILEYFRGPRSDVLYEFRVLNQKQRVNASLLAYEKRLDVDGAHIVAKAVQDVSRMSQLPDAFTNHPGDWVAYISWKRAKSKRDLQERSRLIAQGLKFAHSNTARDEITKLLSDFTVVKSATAPLLPLYRLESEEELPRIVPLAGSYPLGDQEIQAIDKVEIKQPFGNIQAKGGTYIPVPGWQTVLKADDPVAYLCPSNLLPKYLGGNIEEVLVILDRTNTTWDVGSYFVAEIEGKLELRWFETEPNVPIVGQLVLILRPKKILDEGNLTQPWQMDD; encoded by the coding sequence ATGAATAATATTCCAGATAGTCAGACTCAAATATCAGCAGCAGAAGGACAAGAATTAGTGCGATCGCTCTTGCACAAGGAGGGTACTTGGGTAGAGTGGGGGCAAATTTGCCAAAAGCTACAAAAAGCTGGATATGATAACCAAAAAATCTTTGAAGATACTGGATTTCAAAATAGCCAGCAAAATTTGGTCATTGTGGCTGCTCAAGTTTTTGATAATTTAGTTCAGGGTGATGTTGCATCAGAGATATTAGAATACTTTAGAGGACCCCGCAGCGATGTATTATATGAGTTTCGGGTATTAAACCAGAAACAGCGAGTTAACGCTAGCCTGCTTGCTTATGAAAAACGCCTTGATGTAGACGGGGCGCATATAGTAGCCAAAGCGGTACAGGACGTGTCGCGGATGTCTCAACTACCAGATGCCTTTACTAATCATCCTGGAGATTGGGTAGCATATATATCTTGGAAAAGAGCCAAAAGCAAAAGAGATCTTCAAGAGCGATCGCGTTTAATTGCTCAAGGATTAAAATTTGCCCATTCAAATACGGCTAGAGACGAAATTACCAAGCTTTTAAGTGACTTTACCGTAGTCAAAAGTGCCACTGCACCGTTGTTGCCCTTATATCGCTTAGAATCAGAAGAAGAGTTGCCCCGTATTGTCCCTTTGGCTGGCTCATATCCCCTTGGTGATCAAGAAATACAGGCAATAGACAAAGTTGAAATTAAACAGCCTTTTGGCAACATACAGGCTAAGGGCGGTACTTATATACCTGTTCCTGGTTGGCAAACAGTTCTCAAAGCAGATGATCCTGTAGCCTATTTATGTCCAAGTAATCTGCTGCCAAAATATCTTGGTGGCAATATCGAAGAAGTTTTGGTCATCTTAGATCGAACTAATACAACCTGGGATGTTGGCAGCTATTTTGTAGCCGAAATAGAAGGAAAACTAGAGTTACGTTGGTTTGAAACTGAACCAAATGTACCAATTGTTGGTCAACTAGTCCTGATTCTGCGTCCTAAGAAAATATTAGATGAGGGCAATCTTACTCAACCTTGGCAAATGGACGATTAA
- the sufU gene encoding Fe-S cluster assembly sulfur transfer protein SufU → MTITLKERRLYQQTILDRAKNPRHFGIANPVNRAKKLENPYCGDRIKITMAVDETGTINDLKFTGSGCALCLASADLMIETVKGKTIEQVQETIEHFHQVMLGKTKLDSDYARLKAIEGVSRYPIKVKCVTLAWHTLKAAIID, encoded by the coding sequence ATGACTATTACTTTAAAAGAACGCCGTTTATATCAGCAAACTATTTTAGATCGTGCTAAAAATCCCCGCCACTTTGGTATAGCTAATCCCGTTAATCGAGCTAAAAAACTTGAGAATCCTTATTGTGGCGATCGCATTAAAATAACTATGGCTGTGGACGAAACAGGCACTATTAATGACTTAAAGTTTACGGGTTCGGGTTGTGCTTTATGTTTGGCTTCTGCCGATTTAATGATCGAGACAGTTAAAGGTAAAACCATCGAGCAAGTGCAAGAAACAATCGAGCATTTCCATCAAGTAATGTTAGGTAAGACCAAGCTAGATTCTGACTACGCTCGTTTAAAAGCGATCGAGGGCGTCAGTCGTTACCCAATTAAAGTTAAATGTGTAACTCTTGCTTGGCATACTCTAAAAGCGGCAATTATCGATTAA
- a CDS encoding helix-turn-helix domain-containing protein, protein MKISEACELNQKAFGSLLPTFEQQYQQSLQSESRKRAVKGGKKAELKTITAKLFFILFYFKCYPTFDLAGFIFGIHRSQTDYWVHKLQLLEKA, encoded by the coding sequence GTGAAAATATCAGAAGCCTGCGAATTGAATCAAAAAGCCTTTGGGTCATTATTGCCAACATTTGAACAGCAGTATCAGCAATCTTTACAATCAGAATCAAGAAAACGAGCAGTAAAAGGGGGGAAGAAAGCCGAGCTTAAAACAATCACTGCCAAATTATTCTTCATACTGTTTTATTTTAAATGCTATCCCACATTTGATTTGGCTGGATTCATCTTTGGCATTCATCGCTCTCAAACAGATTACTGGGTACACAAATTGCAACTTTTAGAAAAAGCTTGA
- a CDS encoding XdhC family protein — protein sequence MKELQDIITAWKQIQERQTAALATLVKVEGSAYRRPGARMLITSDGQQVGTISGGCLESDVVKRSQVVLKTGIPSLVKYDTTSEDDLIWGLGLGCQGVAYILIERLNTEQLNALSVVEQCLSTRQAGAVATVFKTETTTETKKSRERVLLYPDGRMVSSIDNPELEAIVKQNIQSVLQQKKSRSQAYVLTEGIAEVFLEVIVPPINLVIFGAGFDALPVVHFAKALGWYVTVIDPQARIQTKERFQESDRLILGTADESTSQMEFDEQTVAVTMSHNYLYDLEFLQMLSTTPLKYLGILGPKKRTNRLLQDLKAEDCIFPPEQELNSPVGLDIGADNPEEIALSIIAEIQAVIKNRPSGFLKDRNAPIHAEQPRLVSSK from the coding sequence ATGAAAGAACTACAAGATATTATTACAGCCTGGAAACAGATTCAAGAGAGACAAACGGCCGCTTTGGCTACTTTAGTTAAGGTAGAAGGTTCTGCTTATCGTCGTCCTGGAGCGAGAATGTTGATAACGTCCGATGGTCAACAGGTAGGTACAATTAGTGGTGGCTGTTTGGAAAGTGATGTCGTCAAGCGATCGCAGGTCGTTCTTAAAACTGGCATACCTAGTCTAGTTAAATATGACACAACCAGCGAAGATGACCTGATTTGGGGTCTGGGCTTGGGCTGTCAAGGTGTAGCTTATATTCTCATTGAGCGATTGAATACAGAACAACTAAATGCTTTGAGCGTTGTCGAACAGTGTTTGTCTACTAGGCAAGCTGGTGCTGTGGCAACAGTATTTAAAACTGAAACGACAACCGAAACAAAAAAAAGTAGAGAGAGAGTCTTGCTTTATCCAGACGGTAGGATGGTTTCTAGCATCGATAATCCAGAATTAGAAGCAATTGTTAAGCAGAATATTCAATCGGTTTTACAACAGAAAAAGTCTAGATCTCAAGCTTATGTCTTAACAGAGGGGATAGCAGAGGTTTTTCTAGAGGTAATTGTTCCACCAATTAATTTAGTGATCTTTGGTGCGGGTTTTGATGCCCTACCTGTAGTTCATTTTGCTAAAGCATTAGGCTGGTACGTTACTGTAATCGATCCTCAAGCACGTATCCAGACAAAAGAACGTTTTCAAGAAAGCGATCGCCTTATCCTGGGAACTGCCGATGAATCCACTTCACAAATGGAATTTGACGAACAAACCGTAGCCGTGACAATGAGCCATAACTATCTTTACGATCTAGAGTTCTTGCAGATGCTAAGTACCACTCCCTTAAAATATCTCGGCATACTTGGACCAAAAAAAAGAACTAACCGACTGCTTCAAGATTTGAAAGCTGAAGACTGTATTTTTCCACCAGAACAAGAATTAAACAGTCCTGTAGGATTAGATATAGGTGCAGATAATCCAGAAGAAATTGCTTTATCAATTATTGCCGAGATTCAAGCTGTAATTAAAAATCGTCCCAGTGGATTTCTTAAAGATCGTAATGCCCCAATTCATGCTGAACAACCTCGGCTTGTAAGTAGCAAGTAG
- a CDS encoding energy-coupling factor ABC transporter ATP-binding protein yields the protein MTYPTEQALDKTSVIKVNNLCFCWSPEAMVLNDCSLEVPKGEFWMLLGNNGSGKSTLLRLLAGLLIPDTGSIVMPYKTGFVFQNPDHQLVMPTVGADIAFGLVSEKLSIVQVRERVREALDAVNLLNLERRPIHALSGGQKQRIAIAGALARNCETILFDEPTALLDPDTQLELVAQVKNLVKQRNLTALWVTHRLEELDYCDGAFLLERGKVMAKGDPQRLKEKLLATER from the coding sequence ATGACCTACCCCACTGAGCAAGCGTTAGACAAAACATCAGTTATTAAGGTTAACAACTTGTGTTTTTGCTGGTCGCCTGAAGCCATGGTGCTAAATGATTGCTCTTTAGAAGTTCCTAAAGGGGAATTTTGGATGTTGCTGGGTAATAACGGTAGCGGAAAATCTACCTTATTAAGACTATTAGCAGGGTTGCTAATTCCTGATACTGGCTCTATCGTCATGCCTTATAAGACAGGATTTGTTTTCCAGAACCCAGACCATCAGCTAGTTATGCCCACTGTCGGGGCAGATATTGCGTTTGGTTTGGTGAGTGAAAAATTGTCTATAGTTCAGGTTAGAGAAAGAGTTAGAGAAGCTCTAGATGCAGTCAATCTATTGAATTTAGAAAGGCGACCAATTCATGCGCTGAGTGGGGGACAAAAACAAAGAATTGCGATCGCTGGTGCGCTTGCCCGTAACTGTGAGACAATTTTGTTTGACGAACCCACGGCTTTACTAGACCCTGATACGCAACTAGAATTGGTAGCTCAGGTGAAAAATTTGGTTAAGCAGCGCAATCTTACTGCTCTGTGGGTAACTCATCGCCTAGAAGAATTAGATTATTGTGACGGAGCTTTTTTGCTAGAGAGAGGAAAAGTGATGGCAAAAGGAGATCCTCAACGCCTTAAGGAAAAGTTGCTGGCAACAGAAAGATAA
- a CDS encoding DUF3153 domain-containing protein, translated as MKRSSFVKFLLPIVLCLTTLLTGCVDYEVGVNFKTPYSGEITQHIKVDDKLTSLAPADTRQWLNSLEKRSRTFKGSVKKLNSQELLLTIPFGNGAELAQKFNQLFQTTIVPNATIPQDKVELIELNSQVDLHQSNLVFVERNSIDLAIDLRALGILSRQENIVIDQDSLADLKFQLNTPWIAHSISDSNNLQPIKNTLKKGLVWQLHPGEVNHIKAVFWLPSPIGIGTAIIILLMIAGFLLKYRRFPGVA; from the coding sequence ATGAAAAGAAGCAGTTTTGTGAAATTTTTGTTGCCGATTGTTTTGTGTTTAACAACCTTGTTAACTGGCTGTGTTGATTACGAAGTAGGAGTAAATTTTAAAACTCCCTACAGTGGCGAGATTACGCAGCATATTAAAGTCGACGACAAGCTGACTAGCCTTGCCCCAGCAGATACTAGACAATGGTTAAATAGCCTAGAAAAGCGATCGCGCACCTTCAAAGGAAGCGTCAAAAAGCTTAATTCTCAAGAACTTTTGCTGACGATACCCTTTGGTAACGGTGCAGAATTGGCACAAAAATTTAATCAGCTTTTTCAAACTACTATTGTTCCCAACGCGACTATCCCTCAAGATAAAGTTGAGTTGATTGAGCTTAATTCTCAGGTGGATTTACATCAAAGCAATCTAGTTTTTGTTGAACGTAACAGCATCGATCTAGCTATAGACTTGAGAGCGTTGGGAATTTTAAGTAGACAAGAAAATATCGTCATCGATCAAGATTCTCTGGCTGACTTGAAGTTTCAGTTAAACACACCTTGGATTGCTCACAGCATCTCAGACTCAAACAACCTTCAGCCAATCAAAAACACCCTTAAAAAAGGTTTAGTTTGGCAACTCCATCCAGGAGAGGTAAATCATATTAAAGCCGTATTTTGGCTACCTAGCCCCATTGGTATCGGTACAGCAATTATCATTTTGCTAATGATTGCTGGTTTCTTGCTCAAATATCGTCGTTTTCCTGGTGTAGCTTAA